The DNA sequence atctctttaagaaatggctttcttcttgccactcttccataaaggccagatttgtgcaatatacgactgattgttgtcctatggacagagtctcccacctcagctgtagatctctgcagttcatccagagtgatcatgggcctcttggctgcatctctgatcagtcttctccttgtatgagctgaaagtttagagggacggccaggtcttggtagatttgcagtggtctgatactccttccatttcaatattatcgcttgcacagtgctccttgggatgtttaaagcttgggaaatctttttgtatccaaatccggctttaaacttcttcacaacagtatctcggacctgcctggtgtgttccttgttcttcatgatgctctctgcgcttttaacggacctctgagactatcacagtgcaggtgcatttatacggagacttgattacacacaggtggattgtatttatcatcattagtcatttaggtcaacattggatcattcagagatcctcactgaacttctggagagagtttgctgcactgaaagtaaaggggctgaataattttgcacgcccaatgtttcagtttttgatttgttaaaaaagtttgaaatatccaataaatgtcgttccacttcatgattgtgtcccacttgttgttgattcttcacaaaaaaatacagttttatatctttatgtttgaagcctgaaatgtggcaaaaggtcgcaaagttcaaggggaccgaatactttcgcaaggcactgtatatcaaatcaaaatcaaacgtatttataaagcccttcgtacatcagctgatatcacaaagtgctgtacagatacccagtctaaaaccccaaacagcaagcattgcaggtgtagaagcacagtggctaggaaaaactccctagaaaggccagaaccttggaataaacctagagaggaaccaggctatgaggggtggccagtcctctatgaggggtggccaattCAAACATTGGTTTTAATTAGTTGCATCTAGAAGTTTAAATGGATGTTTTGTAGAGCTGGGAAATATCAATACAATTactgttgaagtcagaggtttacatacacctcagccaaatacatttaaactcagtgtttcacaattcctgacatttaatcccagtaaaaatgccctgtcttagatcagtcaggatcaccactttattttaagaatgtgaaatgtcagaataatagtagagagaatgatttagttcagcttttatttcagggtagcctagtggttagagcattgagatagtaaccgtaaggttgcaagtttgaatcccccagccctctgacaaggtacaaatctgtccttcttccctgaacaaggcccactgttcctaggccgtcattaaaaatacgaatttgttcctaactaacttgcctagttaaaaaaaaatcacattcccagttggttataagtttacatacactcaagtaggattgcctttaaattgtttaacttgggtgaaacgtctcgggtagccttccacaagcttcccacaatcagttgggtgaattctggaccattcctcctgacagagctaagtcaggtgtgtaggcctccttgttcgcacacgctttttcagttctgcccacaaatgttctataggattgaggtcaggactttgtgacggccactccaataccttgactttgttgttcttaagccattttgccacaactttggaagtatgcttggggtaattgtccatttcgaagacccatttgcgaccaagctttaacttcctgactgatgtcttgagatgttgcttcaatgtatccacataattttccgtcctcatgaagccatctattttgtgaattgcaccagtccctcctgtaacAAAGCAcatcaacaacatgatgctgccacccccgtgcttcacgtttgggatggtgttcttcggcttgcaagcctacccttttcctccaaacataacgatggccattatggccaaacagttctatttttgtttcatcagaccagaggatatttctccaaaaagtacgatcttgatGGTTTTATAGCAGTggcgtcttccttgctgagtagcctttcaggttatgtcgatataggactcgtttttactgtgtatagatacttttgtacctgtttcctccagcatcttcacaaggtcctttgctggtccttcgctgttgttctgggattgatttgcacttttcgcactaaagtacattcatctctaggagacagaacgcgtctccttcctaagcagtatgacggctgcgtgttcccatggtgtttatacttgcatattattgtttgtGCAGCTGAAcgtgtaccttcaggcatttggaaattcctcccaaggatgaaccagacttgtggaggtctacaattatttttctgaggtcttggctgatttcttttgattttcccatgatgtcaagcaaagaagcaatgcgtttgaaggtaggccttgaaatacatgcacaggtacacctccaattgattcaaatgatggcaattagcctatcaaaagcttctaaagccatgacgtcacTTTctggattttccaagctgtttaaaggcactgtcaacttagtgtatgtaaacttctgacccactggaattgtgatacaatgaattataagtgaaataatcttgtgtcatgcacaaagttgatgtcctaaccgacttgccaaaaatatagtttgttaacaagaaatttgtggagtggttgaaaaactagttttaatgactccaaccaatgTACAGTTGgagacttctgacttcaactgtacatattgcTATAAATTGTCTGAATTGATGTGATATCGATAAATGGAACGATAAGTTTATaacataaatgtttatttttattttacctttatttaactaggcaagtcagttaaaaacaaattcttatcttcaatgacggcatagggttaactgccttgttcaggggtagaacaacagatttttaccttgtcagctcagggatttgatcttgcaactttttggttactagtccaacgctctaaccactagactacctgactACCTGTAAACCACAAGTTTAAAATGAACCTTTAAACTATTAAATAAatactactagtttgatggttgaTGCCATtaattgtcccattaacaatcacccatattagcagATGTATTTTATTTAAAACTTTAAATGTTTCTAGTATAGGCTATGTATCGTAATGAACAATATCAGAAAAAGGCCTGCGATAAGTGATCGGTATGGTTGTTGTCGATAATTTTCGGTTCATCTTCTATGTCTTCTAAACAGTTTAATGTCCATATTGTGTCTACTAAATGTTGGCCTGATAAATATTCTGTGCCAAAAATGTCAACCTCTTGAATAGAACACAAACCTGAACGGAATAAAAACATTTCAGGACAGAGAATATGCATACTGTTGTGGGAGTTTGTTGGTGAAGTTCAACACATCTATCATGTGTTTAGAGACAACTCCCACGAAGGTCACAGACATTTTTCAGAGTTAGCAACACTTCGACATTCTAGAGCAGGAAGAATGGATGGAACTTGTAGGTGTCTGCTGAGTTGAAGGATGACTCAGAGAGAAGAGGTGTGGAGGGTGGAACATTAAGTCTGAaactgtgtcccaaacggcactattccctatatagtgcactacttttgaaccgaGCCCTGTGGGCACTGGttaaaaggtagtgcactattaagagaatagggtgccatttgggacacaccctctGAATGAAAAAGGTTTTGTAACACCAGAGTGTAAACGAGAGGAGAGTGTCAATCTGGGAATGTGGAATAAAACCGAGGGACTTTGTCGCCATCTTGTGTTGAAGAATGATTATGTACTCAACACAAACTACAAAATACAGATGTACATGTATTTTAGTGCAGCAATTTCTTATTTCCATCAAAGACTGTGCTAATAAATATGACACAGTAGCCTAAATGTAACTTTTAAAAAGGactgaatacatacagtacatgtagccACTTGGGACCTGAAACGTAGAGCTGTGTTCTAGACCCTACTGTATAATGACCTGAAACATAGAGCTGTGTTCTAGACCCTACTGTATCATGACCTGAAACATTGAGCTGTGTTCTAGACCCTACTGTATCATGACCTGAAACATTGAGCTGTGTTCTAGACCCTACTGTATAATGAAAAGTTTCCATTTCACGTTCATCATTTGATGTCCACAGCTTTACATGATCTAAGCTCTGTTCCATTTGGTTAGTCAATAATAAGTCACATTAGGTGTGGCTTCAGCCACACCTACAGGTTCACCCACTTTGAACCCACAGGCTCACAATCTGCAGAAGCAGAGAACACCTCACAGGAAATAGCACAACATCCCTATTTAACTATAACAATTTTATTTAGCATAGTTTAAAATCATTTCATGGTTCATTTATACAAATAGGCTTTTGATATACAATGATCAAAAATATAAAGacaccatgtaaagtgttggtcccacgtttcatgagctgaaataaaagatcccaaacagcatatttctttcaaatgttgtgcacaaatgtgtgtacatccctgtcagtgagcatttctcatatccacctgacaggtgtgacctatcaagaagctgattaaacagcatgatcattacaaaggtgcaccttgtgctgggggcaataaaaggctactctaaaacGTGCAGTTTTTTCACAACACTactccacagatgtctcatgttttaaAGGAAGTTTCAATTGCCatggtgactgcaggaatgtacaccagagctgttgccatagaaTGAAATGttaaatttctctaccataagccgcttccaacgtcattttagagaatttagcagtacgtccaaccagcctcacaaccgcagaccacgtgtatgacgTCGTGTGGGCcaacggtttgctgatgtcaacattgtgccccatggtggcggtggggttatggtatgggcaggcattagctacagacaacgaacacaatttccTTTTATTgaatttgaatgcatagagatagcgtgaaacaattttttttatgatatctttgaccaacagatgcatatctgtattcccagtcatgtgaaatccatagattagggcctaattcattaatttaaatggactgatttcctgatatgaactgtacCTCAGTGTAATCCCCCAAAAATGGttgcatattgcgtttatatttttgttcagaatatatGAAATTACAGAgttccccacacatacacactagccTTGTATTACAGAgttccccacacatacacactagccTTGTATTACAGAgttccccacacatacacactagccTTGTATTACAGAgttccccacacatacacactagccTTGTATTACAGAgttccccacacatacacactagccTTGTATTACAGAgttccccacacatacacactagccTTGTATTACAGAgttccccacacatacacactagccTTGTATTACAGAgttccccacacatacacactagccTTGTATTACAGAgttccccacacatacacactagccTTGTATTACAGAgttccccacacatacacactagccTTGTATTACAGAgttccccacacatacacactagccTTGTATTACAGAgttccccacacatacacactagccTTGTATTACAGAgttccccacacatacacactagccTTGTATTACAGAgttccccacacatacacactagccTTGTATTACAGAgttccccacacatacacactagccTTGTATTACAGAgttccccacacatacacactagccTTGTATTACAGAgttccccacacatacacactagccTTGTATTACAGAgttccccacacatacacactagccTTGTATTACAGAgttccccacacatacacactagccTTGTATTACAGAgttccccacacatacacactagccTTGTATTACAGAgttccccacacatacacactagccTTGTATTACAGAgttccccacacatacacactagccTTGTATTACAGAgttccccacacatacacactagccTTGTATTACAGAgttccccacacatacacactagccTTGTATTACAGAgttccccacacatacacactagccTTGTATTACAGAgttccccacacatacacactagccTTGTATTACAGAgttccccacacatacacactagccTTGTATTACAGAgttccccacacatacacactagccTTGTATTACAGAgttccccacacatacacactagccTTGTATTACAGAgttccccacacatacacactagccTTGTATTACAGAgttccccacacatacacactagccTTGTATTACAGAgttccccacacatacacactagccTTGTATTACAGAgttccccacacatacacactagccTTGTATTACAGAgttccccacacatacacactagccTTGTATTATAGAgttccccacacatacacactagccTACACCATtatttcccaaactcagtcccggGGACCCCAAGAGGTGCACATTtgggtttttgccctagcactacacagctgattcaaaaatcaccaagctttgattatttgaattaactgcgtagtgctagggcaaaaacccaAATGTGCACCTCTTGGGGGCCGCAGGAGTTCTGAAAACAcgggcctacacacacacacacacagctagctgtAAGACCGCAGACAAAAAAGCCACAggtgtgtgttctgtttagaCAGAGTAAATATCAGGACAGGGTAGCACAACAAGCAACCCATAGCATTTACACTGACAGACATGCTTTCATTCTCTTAAAAACACTCTAAACACAGTCTCAGCAATATGTTCAACCAACATCTGTTTCCACAAAGCCCTGAAGGATCTCCACATGACAGAATAAAAAGTGAACTCCCTCTAGAACTTGAGGTGGAGTGGCATGTTTCTTCCACACACAGATTTTTTTCTCAAACAATAATTtgcatctctctccctacctagGAGTGAACTCCCATGATTGGTTACTGTTAAGTTTATATTCAAAATACCAGCTGAACACCTgaatatatagattttttttaaagatgataTAAAATAGGAATGAGTTTTAATTGCTCTCTTGGTTTTATTCTTTAATACTCTGAGTGAGtcacaaatggtaccctattactTACTTGATGCACTAAAAACgcagtagggtgccatttgtgatgcacaTGCAAATAGGTCTGACCCTGTACATTTTCAGCATGATACCCTATCAATGTCCAGACTATACTGCCCACGTTTCCTTTACTTAATAAAATGCAAAAAAATTAAATATGCCAAAATAAATGTGCAATCTCAGCCCTATTTCCTGCTGTAGTTATTGTCAGTTATCACAGCCAGTAATCAAACCCCAGCCTCCATTTACCAGCATTATATAGGTTGTAGCATTCTAGAGGCAAAGGCCAAGGGCTGTGAACACAAGTTCACACCACAACACTTCTCTGATGTCAGTTATAGGGCTACATCCGTCAGAGTAGACCGAGGGGAGAAACATTGTGTAATGTGGTTTCATGGAACTTTGATAAAGAAGCTTTGGTTTCATTTAAAGCTTTGGTTCTTCTGAGAGGATGTAACGTGGAGTTTAATCAACTCtagtatctctctcacacacacacacacagctacttaACAGTTTTGGCATCTAAAGCAAATAATCAATAAGGTAGATACAATAAACGTCAGATATCTTACAATAAGGCACATTAAAATGTAATTGGCATAAATAACTAGAACCGACAATCTGATATGTCCGTCATTCCACCATTCCTGTCAGCATTAAATCATACAAACTCACAACATTCATCCAACCAATCCATTCATTGATTTTAAAATGTCTGCACACAAACCCATTGCTTTGGCCCTTGCATCATACTTGGATTAGGCTAATATCCATCTGAAGGGACATTAAGAAGGTAAACTGGACACCTAGCTAAAGCAGAGAACCGTACAGAACAAGATGCCCAAAACGTATAGGCTATTTCCAGGTGTGTTTTCAACAGTCCTTGATGGATAGCCTGAATAACCGACTGGAGAGGCTGTGATTGAGGTCATGATTAACCTCTTACTAAGGCAGAGCTCATCTCTCCAGCTCTATCAGCCAACATGGCATATTAAGAAACATCTTAATGGAAAGGAATCATACGAAACAAAACAGACCGATTATTTACGCAGAAGCATCTTTGGAACAttgcaacaaaacaaaaaaaatcaagtgATGACACTAACACAGGTTTGAGTGGACTGGGAGGAGTGAGGCTATCTGCACCCTGTTGGTATAGTCAACTTGGTGATGATAGAATTAGAAGTGGATTAAACTCAGAGGACAAGGAATAGAGCCAGGGTACTAAGCTCTGACCCTACAAAGGTCCGAACAACTGGTTCTGTTCTACCttgtaattaattgcacacaccaaGTGTCcgaggtctaaatcagtccctgattagagggaaatcatccacctggtgtcccaggtctaaatcagtccctgattagaggggaatcatccacctggtgtcccaggtctaaatcagtccctgattagaggggaattaggggaaaaagcagtggaactgacTGAGTTCCAGATTTGATTTTGAGGggctggaggaaggagagaagtgaGCTGAATCAAGAGTCTTTAAAGGCAAAGGGGCCGAGAGGCAGAGGGGGCCGAGAGGCAGAGGGGGCTGAGTCCATCTCCTCCAACAAACTCAACCTTGCGCCGTCATTGTCTCTCCCTCATCTGTGTCCCTCCATTACAACAGTACACACTTCTTGGCATTCTTTTTGGTAACGGGATACAACACGGCCCGTACTGCCTCGCTGAACACTTCCCTGACCCCTTCCTGCGTCAGAGCAGAACACTCCATGTACTTCACCGCTCCTATCTGCTTAGCCATGCTGTTCCCCTGCTGCTGTGTGGTGGGAGCTAAACCCTGCTCCTTCAGCTTCTTCACCGTCTCCCCATCACTCCTCAGGTCCCTCTTGGTCCCCACTAGGAGGATGGGCACGCTGGGGCAGTGGTGAGACACCTCCGGGTGCCACTTGTGGCGGACGTTGGCGTGGGAGGAAGGACTCCCGATGGAGAAACAGATGACGAAGACGTTGGATTGGGGGTAGGACAGAGTGCGGAGGCGGTCGTACTCCTCTTGTCCGGCTGTGTCCCACAGGTTGAGGCTGATGATGCGGCCATCAACCGTCATCTGTGACAAACACACAAGTGTGTAAACAtttgtgtaacacacacacacacacacacacacacacacacacacacacacacacacacacacacacacacacacacacacacacacacacacacacctgggcgCTGTAGTTGTCGAACACGGTGGGGATGTACTCCTCAGGGAAAGCGTTGGTGGTGTAGGAGATGAGGAGGCATGTTTTACCCACGGCACCGTCCCCCACCACTACACACTTTACGTTCTGcattctgtctcctgtcctgCTGCCTTCCTAACACCGACCTACCACACGGGCTGCAGACGCTGGGCAGaaagaggatggggagagagaaagtgaggagagcaggaaagagagagagggagagagaatagaaggagaAGCGGAGTAAATGTCTGATTGATTGTTACTGCTGGACAGTTTTAGTTTCCTCTAACCTTTGTCTCAAAATCAAAGTCCACCGGCTGGAGCCTGCCGGCGGAACAGAAATCAGCAGCAGAGCACTGACTGAACTTtgttttgattatttatttaacttttgctCAAGTCTTCTTAATTAGCAAGGTACCAGTTTAAGTACAAGGATTTACCTATGATAAAGTGTAACGCCTGAGTAAATTAGACAACAATAAAATTGCTATACCTAGGTCGTCAACTTTTGGGCGTACCCATAAGTTACTAGCCAGCCAGCTAGATGGAAAGCTAAGGAACTAGCATGTGGAATTCCTCAAAGTTTCTACTTCCTAAACACAATAAGTAACTATCAGCCACAATTAGCACAGTGTTAGTATACATACAAGTATAACAATGGCTTGCAAGAAGTATCTATATTCAAAAAAGTTGTTTCTCTTACCACCTCTCGACTAGAGCGAAACTTTTTAGCAGTGTACAGTCAATCACAACTGCATCCGGGGACCTTTCTTAAACGCCCACCACGTTCTATGTTGATTAAGGCATCATGGTAGTTGTCGTTTTTTATTCTTCTTATTTAGAGCTGATAAGTCATTCGGACGCTAGATGGCACTATAAACCATAATGCTTCATAAATAATGATCTCGCCCAGAAAATAACCTTGCTCGTTACCTTAAACATGTCTTACACTAAACATGCACGTTGAAATGTTGGTATATATTTGATTGTTTTATAAAACCGGTATGTATAGATCTCAAATCAACAACTAAATCAACAGTAGTCAGACCATGCCAAAATGTAAGCCTACAGACAACAGAAGTCATTAGGCAACCAAGCATGGCTCATCACAAAATGAtacggaacaaaaatattaacacaaCATTTAACAAtataaaagattttactgagttacagttcatataaggcaatcagtcaactgaaataaataaattaggcccgaatctatggatttcacatgactgttacagtgccttgcgaaagtattcgtcccccttgaactttgcgaccttttgccacatttcaggcttcaaacataaagatataaaactgtatttttttgtgaagaatcaacaacaagtgggacacaatcatgaagtggaacgacatttattggatatttcaaacttttttaacaaatcaaaaactgaaaaattgggcgtgcaaaattagtAGAGTAACTCTTCATCACAAGCAGACAAGGAATAGGAAGGGAAGCCATTTTAGAATACTTTACACTATTTCAGTCGGACCTACTCTGGCAGAGCGGGGCAGACTGGGACCCGAAATCGGTcctggcatttctaacacaccggCCCATTTCTTTCCTTAAGGCCCCCAAACCGGTCCATTTTATTCTTCAAAGCTTCCACACCCAAGTATTAGCCAGATAATTATTGTTTTGCGCATAAAGAAATAGGTTAAACAAGCCCACTGGGCTGAAAATGGACCAGCACACCCCCACTGGCAGACTCATCAATGAAGTCACAACTCCTGTCTATACACTGATCAAGGTAAAGCAGTGGatacgtccaaaatggcacccttttccctatatagcacactgccctggtcaaaagtagtgcactataaagggaacacagtagggtgtaatttgggacacagAGAGTGGTTAAGAGGTCAGTGCTGACCAACCACCAGACAACCAGGGGAGACAAAGAGGCGCCAGTTTGTTGCTCTGCCCTCCAGGAGGTTCTGGCATCATCCGTGTCACTGTGGCCTGTAAACAGAGCTCTCCCACTGGACTCTTACACCCACACCCTTCTCACACCAATTCTCCAAGGAGATTCTCTAGGACGCCTGCAGTGTCACCATGGCAACGGTTACAGGCCTGAGGAGGACTGTGTCAAGacgtggagaggaggagagaaaaggagagaagctGAGgggcagtggagagagggagagaaaaggagatggAAAA is a window from the Oncorhynchus clarkii lewisi isolate Uvic-CL-2024 chromosome 14, UVic_Ocla_1.0, whole genome shotgun sequence genome containing:
- the LOC139366521 gene encoding rho-related GTP-binding protein RhoG-like, whose protein sequence is MQNVKCVVVGDGAVGKTCLLISYTTNAFPEEYIPTVFDNYSAQMTVDGRIISLNLWDTAGQEEYDRLRTLSYPQSNVFVICFSIGSPSSHANVRHKWHPEVSHHCPSVPILLVGTKRDLRSDGETVKKLKEQGLAPTTQQQGNSMAKQIGAVKYMECSALTQEGVREVFSEAVRAVLYPVTKKNAKKCVLL